The segment TGAGTGATGATCCGCAATCGAATTTGCAGGTCACCACGCAGGTTACTCCCGACAAGGACCTCAGCTTCCGTATCTCCGGAACCGGCGTGCTGACCGACCAGCAACAGGGCCAGGGCGGCCAGCAGCAGGCCGACACAGGCGGCGCCATGGGTGGCGGCGCCGCCGGTCGTCCCGGTGGAGGTTTGGGAACGCCCGAGGGCACTCCCGATCCTATTCACAAATATCGTTGGGCTATACTCGCAGGTGGCCTTGCCTTGTTGGCTGCCGGTGGGGGATGGGTAGCTACTCGCAACCAGTCGGCTTCTGCCTCGCAACCCGCGGCCGCCGCCGTTCCGAAGCCTGTCCGTGCCGCCGCTCCGAAACCTGCGCGCGCTGCTGCCCCGCAACCCGCGCCCGCCTCCCTTCCCGGACCTCTGCTCCAGACCTACGTGCCGCAATCCGGCATGCTCCTCCAAGGCCTCAAGGAAGAGCTCTTCCAGCTCGAAATCGAGCGCCAGCAGGGCCGCATCACGGAGGAGGAATATTTGCAAACCAAGGCCGCGCTCGATCAGACCCTGCGCCGGGCCTTGCAGCGAGCGAAGGGATTGGTTAACAGTTAGTCCCGAGTCGCGAGCGCTCCGTGGAGTCTCGTTCGCGCCTCGTGACCTCTACGTCACTCGCTGTGGCCGGCCCTGCGGCAAGCCTGCAGCTATATCCCCTTGCCAGCAACCTAGGGTCTCCTCACCCTTACCTGTGACGAGCATCACGGCAGCCAGCCAACCTCCGGCGTACAAGGAATGCGTGCGTCGAAGGTTCTTACGGGCATGAAGAATCAGCCGAACGTTCGCGGCAAATCCGGCGAGGCCTTCACCGGCCATCCCGACCTGCGCGCCGGCTTCGAGACCCTTGCTCCCTCCACCTTCTACCCGCGAGGCACTACCCTTTTTCGCCAGGGTGAGCCCTCCCGCGGCGTCTATTTGCTCCTGCGCGGCAAGGCGAACCTCTCGCTGCGCGCCGACAACGGCCGCACCATGACCTTTCGCAACGTCGGTCCTGGTTACGTGCTCGGCCTTCCTGGCGCCATCCTCAACCGCACCTATCTCTTTACCGCCGAGTTGATTGATGACTCGCAGGTTGCCTTCATACCTGGCGCTGAGGTGGTGGAGTTCCTGAAGAAGCGCGGCGACCTCTGCTTTGAAATTGTGCAGATGCTCGGTGGCGAACTCCTGACTCTACCGCGGGTGGCGAACCAGAAGGCGACGCGCAAGAAGAGAACCAACGCTTAGAGCCATCTCATCTTTTGTGTGGCCGATGTCATCCCGAGCGAGAAAGGGCTCCCGCGCGTTCTTACCGGGGTCCCCTGCACGCCTGCCTTTGCGTGCTGGGTGGTCGTGAGCGGGAAACCCGAGTCGAGGGATCTCTAACCTAAAGCCCGAAGCCTGAATCCCGAAGCCTGAAGCCTACCTCGGCCTCGCCAGCACCAGCGTCATGTCGTCGGGCTGCTCGCTGCCGCCAATCCAATCCAGCACCGCCGACATCACCAGGTCGGAAATCCGCGCCAGCGGCAGATTCCGGTTTTCGCGCACCAGTTCCACCAGCCGCTGCTCGCCGAATTCGCCAAAATCATTTTCCGGTTCGGTGATGCCGTCGCTGTAGGCAACAAGGATGTCGCCCGGCGAGAGCGCGACCTGCGTCTCGTCATAGTTCACGCCGTCGAACAGCCCCACCA is part of the Terriglobia bacterium genome and harbors:
- a CDS encoding cyclic nucleotide-binding domain-containing protein, with translation MKNQPNVRGKSGEAFTGHPDLRAGFETLAPSTFYPRGTTLFRQGEPSRGVYLLLRGKANLSLRADNGRTMTFRNVGPGYVLGLPGAILNRTYLFTAELIDDSQVAFIPGAEVVEFLKKRGDLCFEIVQMLGGELLTLPRVANQKATRKKRTNA